A single region of the Nicotiana sylvestris chromosome 6, ASM39365v2, whole genome shotgun sequence genome encodes:
- the LOC104221804 gene encoding uncharacterized protein: protein MSEAKSQPPATSSSDKDVKAPNVFERVKEEFEAVLHSEKHSHHHHRETHGLREDIDENTSVSDVKAPNVFERAKEEIEAIVQALHPKKENHSHDSTSDGDSRTHGTTAELKTHNPDSLSESKVKVPNQNERVEEEIGADLRREKSPHRHHKETHGRSDDIDDNTPISEVKGPNIFERAKEEIEALVHSIHPKKK, encoded by the exons ATGTCTGAAGCAAAATCACAACCACCGGCAACCTCCTCTTCAG ataaagatgtgaaggcGCCTAATGTGTTTGAGAGAGTTAAAGAAGAGTTCGAGGCTGTATTGCATAGTGAAAAACACTCACATCATCATCACAGAGAAACTCATGGTTTGCGTGAAGATATTGATGAGAACACATCCGTTAGCGATGTGAAAGCACCTAACGTGTTTGAGAGAGCGAAGGAGGAAATCGAAGCTATTGTTCAGGCATTGCATCCGAAAAAGGAAAATCACAGTCATGATTCAACTTCAGATGGAGACAGCAG GACTCATGGTACAACGGCCGAGTTGAAGACACATAATCCAGATTCTCTTTCAG AGAGCAAGGTAAAGGTGCCTAATCAAAACGAAAGGGTCGAGGAAGAGATTGGAGCAGATTTGCGCAGAGAAAAATCGCCACATCGTCATCACAAAGAAACTCATGGAAGGAGCGATGACATTGATGATAATACACCAATTAGTGAAGTTAAAGGTCCAAATATATTCGAACGAGCAAAGGAAGAAATCGAGGCCCTAGTTCACTCAATTCATCCAAAGAAGAAATAA